The following are encoded together in the Strongyloides ratti genome assembly S_ratti_ED321, chromosome : 2 genome:
- a CDS encoding Phloem filament PP1 domain-containing protein: protein MKYLIPLYFILFLSIFTIINVFSSSIQVTTTKPSTTNKNKWKKLKAPLNGTMVQRLGKEAVETYNKNHPKKQLTYINVTRGLKAGRKEDGNKQIKLRIFVSKTDNTASKGLTCQSLISIFNVTKNGTKTLVKSRLKPTTKICNLNHNSTPSPNAITRRGDLGSFQPRP from the coding sequence atgaaatatttaattccactttattttatactctttctatcaatttttactattattaatgtATTCTCATCGTCAATACAAGTAACAACAACAAAACCATcaacaacaaataaaaacaaatggAAAAAATTGAAAGCACCATTGAATGGAACTATGGTACAAAGATTAGGAAAGGAAGCAGTAGAAACTTATAACAAAAATCATCCAAAAAAACAATTgacatatataaatgttacaAGAGGTTTAAAAGCTGGAAGAAAAGAAGATGGAAACAAACAAATTAAGCTAAGAATTTTTGTTTCAAAAACAGATAATACAGCATCTAAAGGCTTAACTTGTCAGTCTcttatatcaatatttaatgtaaCAAAAAATGGTACAAAAACTTTAGTAAAATCAAGATTAAAACCTACGacaaaaatttgtaatttaaatCACAATAGTACTCCGTCACCAAATGCTATTACAAGAAGGGGTGATTTAGGATCATTCCAACCACGtccataa
- a CDS encoding Transposase, ISXO2-like domain-containing protein: MEHGILPKRRICPNGHQMKLYMGQRNQWNCNKRPCLKKIGLKHGTWFTDLKLDFVIAVRFIYCWSKELVSIKFCEEELGMSHDTTVKWCNYMREVCAASLERENSGKIGGEGRIVEVDESLFTRRKNHAGRVLPRIWILGGICRETGESFLKTVPDRGVQTLMKIIKDNVAEGSTIYTDSWKSYRTSELEAQGFTHFKVNHKYHFVDPESGAHTQTIERMWGSAKWRNKKQRGTSRNMLDSYLAEFMWRQRNKEENPFLQILRDIATFWPPEENT; encoded by the coding sequence ATGGAGCATGGAATTCTTCCGAAAAGAAGAATCTGTCCAAACGGACATCAAATGAAGCTATATATGGGTCAAAGAAATCAATGGAATTGCAACAAAAGACCATGCCTTAAAAAAATAGGACTGAAGCATGGCACTTGGTTTACTGATTTGAAACTAGATTTCGTCATAGCAGTACGCTTCATATACTGCTGGAGCAAAGAACTAGTTTCGATCAAATTTTGTGAGGAGGAACTAGGGATGAGCCACGACACTACCGTAAAGTGGTGTAATTACATGAGGGAGGTGTGCGCGGCTTCTTTGGAAAGAGAGAATTCTGGGAAGATTGGAGGAGAAGGAAGGATAGTGGAGGTGGATGAATCCTTGTTTACAAGAAGGAAGAACCATGCAGGGAGAGTTCTACCACGGATATGGATTCTTGGAGGTATTTGCAGAGAAACGGGGGAATCTTTCTTAAAGACCGTTCCAGACCGTGGGGTGCAAACCCtcatgaaaataattaaggATAATGTGGCTGAGGGAAGCACAATTTACACAGATAGCTGGAAGTCTTACAGAACAAGTGAACTCGAAGCTCAGGGATTCACTCACTTCAAAGTGAATCACAAATACCACTTTGTGGATCCTGAGTCTGGAGCTCACACCCAGACTATTGAAAGGATGTGGGGGAGCGCCAAATGGAGGAACAAGAAGCAGAGAGGTACTTCTAGAAATATGCTAGACAGTTACCTCGCTGAATTCATGTGGAGGCAGAGAAATAAGGAAGAGAATCCATTCCTCCAAATCTTACGTGATATAGCGACCTTCTGGCCGCCGGAAGAAAACACGTAA
- a CDS encoding UDP-glucuronosyl/UDP-glucosyltransferase family-containing protein has protein sequence MYLFSILNVLFLLNFLVLSYKIVVFSPDLSTSQYIWNKRVSEKLSEAGHNVTLISMKFNNKNIIKSPLNKLIKTYTVNGNIKANYKKIEDEMGSLIFQDISFFNKSSTKILNFVIDNFISSCEKFITNKEFLNFIINEKFDIAFSHMFDYCTIGIIHYTKIPTWIWLSSGVLADHMSIDLGVPMPSSYVPPIRADYNDKMNFFQRTKSFIGHTIIPLFYHKILITDKETALFRKHLSPDFPDLREISKKCPLAMVNSHEFYDIPKPTLHKVINIGGLGMTKKDAKPLEGIFKKVVEDTKTKGIILFTFGSIANSTLMPYSWKISFMKAFEKFPKYKFFIRYEGNDIDNILPKNVHLSSWLPQTDLLQESKTKLIITHCGYNSFQESISAGIPMLCIPLAGDQPRNAKLAERHGLGMILLKSDVNEENIIKSLKSIINDNYYIKNTKLFKDMILKKPIPSDVLLIKWTEFLAEFKTLDNMIPYGVNLNFIEYYQIDVVLVLFILFFLTISVLFIITKKLLSIILKLFLSNNKEKND, from the exons atgtatttattttctatattgaatgttttatttttacttaattttttggttttatcatataaaatagtAGTATTTTCTCCTGATTTATCAACAAGTCAATATATATGGAATAAACGTGTCAGTGAAAAACTATCTGAAGCAGGACATAATGTTACATTGATTTCaatgaaatttaataataaaaatatcattaaatctcctttaaataaattaataaaaacatacaCAGTAAATGGAAATATTAAagcaaattataaaaaaattgaagatgAAATGGGgtctttaatttttcaagatatctctttttttaataagtcttcaacaaaaattcttaactttgttattgataattttatttcttcctgtgaaaaatttattacaaataaagaatttctaaattttattataaatgaaaaatttgatattgcATTTTCTCATATGTTTGATTATTGTACAATTGGAATTATTCACTATACAAAAATTCCAACGTGGATATGGCTTAGTAGTGGAGTTTTGGCTGATCACATGTCAATAGATTTAGGAGTTCCAATGCCAAGTTCATATGTACCACCAATAAGAGCTGATTACAATGacaaaatgaatttttttcaaagaacaaaaagttttattggACATACAATTATTCCATTGTTTTATCACAAAATTCTTATAACAGATAAAGAAACAGCTCTTTTTAGAAAACATTTATCACCTGATTTTCCTGATTTAAGAgaaattagtaaaaaatgtCCATTAGCTATGGTTAATTCACATGAATTTTATGATATTCCAAAACCAACTTTAcataaagttataaatattgGTGGACTTGGAATGACTAAAAAAGATGCTAAACCATTAGAaggaatatttaaaaaagttgtaGAAGATACAAAAACTAAAggaattattctttttacaTTTGGTAGCATAGCAAATTCAACATTAATGCCATATTCATggaaaatatcatttatgaaagcttttgaaaaatttcctaaatataaattttttattcgtTATGAAGGCAATGACATCGACAATATTTTACCAAAAAATGTTCACCTTTCCAGTTGGTTACCACAAACAGATTTATTac aagaatctaaaacaaaattgataataacaCATTGTGGATATAATAGTTTTCAAGAATCCATTTCTGCAGGTATTCCTATGCTTTGTATACCTCTTGCTGGTGATCAACCAAGAAATGCAAAATTAGCTGAAAGGCATGGACTTGGAatgattcttttaaaaagtgatgttaatgaagaaaatattataaaatcattaaagTCCATCATCAATGATaattattacataaaaaatacaaaattatttaaagatatgatattaaaaaaaccaATCCCTTCAGATGTTTTACTTATAAAATGGACAGAATTTTTGGCtgaatttaaaacattagaCAATATGATTCCATATGGAGtaaatttgaattttataGAATATTATCAGATTGATGTTGTTTTggttttatttatacttttctttttaactatttcagtactttttattataacaaaaaagttattgtcaataattttaaaactttttttgtcaaataacaaagaaaaaaatgattaa
- a CDS encoding 7TM GPCR, serpentine receptor class e (Sre) family-containing protein, protein MAYSLKYEYIYFHPVTVALMVSAGASCICCYPMVFFYAVKHKTYHLNFKIIWNLIGICLSMFSFGFIIITIYDKSCGIGCSSIPVYIFFKNWVSYFHRTERCLLLGLLCERCFASILYEIYEKKQLLFVSIVICLISFLFGGLWFILSFINIINDMINVAIHIFALLLCLIGILLLYIFNKKNELVIERKLSARFTIKDNIRTVKLILGPLIISNITETVGCILLEISILFMQEYTILLSKLYYLTMALQPLSWLLHILKKNKAKNLIQPTKNNVNKQEKKEEGNHYFINLQKQWKV, encoded by the exons ATGGCATATTCTCttaaatatgaatatatttattttcatccTGTTACAGTTGCATTGATGGTAAGTGCAGGAGCTTCATGTATCTGTTGTTATCcaatggtttttttttatgctgTAAAACATAAGACATACcatttaaactttaaaattatatggaATTTAATAGGTATTTGTTTAAGTATGTTTTCTTTtggttttattataattactatttatgataaatcaTGTGGAATTGGGTGTTCAAGCATAccagtatatattttttttaaaaattgggTATCATATTTTCATAGAACAGAAAGATGTTTACTTTTAGGATTACTTTGTGAAAGATGTTTTGCTTCAATACTTTAtgaaatatatgaaaaaaaacaattactTTTTGTTTCAATAGTTATATGCCTTATTTCt tttttatttGGTGGATTATGGTTTATTCTTTCATTTATAA atataattaatgatatGATAAATGTAGCAATTCATATTTTTGCACTTTTATTATGTCTAATAGgaatactattattatatatttttaataaaaaaaatgaattagtAATAGAAAGAAAGTTATCAGCTCGTTTTACTATTAAAGACAATATTCGTACTGTCAAACTTATATTAGGTCCTctaattatttcaaatataacAGAAACAGTTGGGTGTATTTTGTTAGAAAtttctatattatttatgCAGGAGtatactattttattatcaaaattatattacttg acaATGGCTTTGCAACCATTATCATGGTTacttcatattttaaaaaaaaataaagcaaaaaatcttattcaacctacaaaaaataatgttaacaaacaagaaaaaaaagaagaaggaAATcactattttataaatttacaaaaacaaTGGAAAGTGTaa
- a CDS encoding GPCR, rhodopsin-like, 7TM domain and 7TM GPCR, serpentine receptor class x (Srx) family-containing protein, which produces MKSILSIINNGAQSLLAMCSILLHLLLIIVCVRSKVVCKNFANFTIFQTAIADFIFCIGIIFLIINETVLYFPKSNIFINNCIIILTSLFFGYQIRDVTVIFITINRWAALRFPVFFREIPLKTKINITFIVSQIYALISIIISWFSREIDYTTKSCQSYYIYKSKYLLWFHGLICILLSYINCGQKNQSSKSDKKKGNRKQGKEKKEKIVESKKQINEENTEKCTKKESSKIASNTSNMKEPEAKPLNEKETKILKNEAKADENEYPTMQDCIDGFKNTPTIDTTGNNKSQKK; this is translated from the exons atgaaaagtATTCTTTCAATAATTAACAATGGAGCACAAAGTCTTTTGGCAATGTGTTCTATTTTACTACaccttttattaataattgtatgTGTAAGATCTAAAGttgtttgtaaaaattttgctaattttactatttttcaAACAGCAATTgctgattttattttttgtataggaattatattcttaattataaatgaaacTGTATTGTATTTTccaaaatcaaatatttttattaataattgtatcATAATATTAACATCACTTTTTTTTGGATATCAAATTCGTGATGTTacagtaatttttattacaattaataGGTGGGCTGCTTTAAGATTTCCTGTATTTTTTAGAGAAATTcctttaaaa actaaaataaatattacatttatagTTTCACAAATTTATGCattaatttcaataataattagTTGGTTTTCTAGAGAAATTGATTATACAACAAAATCTTGTCAATCatattacatatataaatcaaaatatttattatggtTTCATGGACTTA tatgtattttattatcttacATTAATTGTGGTCAAAAAAATCAATCTTCAAAATCAGATAAAAAGAAAGGAAACCGAAAACAAGGAAAAGAAAAGAAGgaaaaaattgttgaatctaaaaaacaaataaatgaagaaaatacTGAAAAATGTACTAAAAAAGAATCATCTAAAATTGCATCAAATACTAGTAACATGAAAGAACCAGAAGCTAAGCCATTGaatgaaaaagaaactaaaattttgaagaatGAAGCTAAAGCTGATGAAAATGAATATCCAACAATGCAGGATTGTATTGATGGCTTTAAAAATACTCCCACAATAGATACAACAGGTAACAATAAAAGTCAAAAAAAGTAA
- a CDS encoding UDP-glucuronosyl/UDP-glucosyltransferase family-containing protein, with product MQCLNFLLKLEMFYLVFLVILLNNLNVHCYKIAVFSPDLSSSQHIWNKRVSEKLSEAGHNVTLISLQFNNKEIKKASVNKAIKTYKVVGALEMDYKKLEEEFGHFVFEEMSFLSNTSRILGNFTSSNLVSSCEKFITNKEFLNFIINEKFDIAFSHMYDYCTIGIIHYTKIPTWIWLSSGPLVDHMAFDLGVPTPSSYVPPIMADMSDKMNFYHRFKSFIGYSLYPLIYHKLLITDKETALFRKHLSPDFPDLREISKKCPLAMVNSHEFYDIPKPTLHKVINIGGLGMTKKDTKPLEGIFKKVVEDIKTKGIILLTFGSVANSTLMPYSWKISFMKAFEKFPEYKFFIRYGGSDLNNILPKNVYLSSWLPQSDLLQNSKTKLIITHCGYNSLQESIIAGIPMICIPLFGDQPRNARLAEKHGFGIYIEKGNVNVDFIVKSINEIIQDDSYLKSIQRMQQMTLKKPIPSDVLLVKWTEFLAEFKTLDNMIPYGINLNFIEYYQIDVVLVLLILFFLTIFVIVFSLKKILCKIIQLLLKSKNHKAKKE from the exons ATGCAATGTttgaattttcttttaaaattagaaatgTTTTATCTAGTATTtcttgtaatattattaaacaatttaaatgttcattgttataaaattgcTGTTTTTTCCCCAGATTTATCTTCAAGTCAACATATATGGAACAAACGTGTAAGTGAAAAGCTTTCTGAAGCAGGACACAATGTTACATTAATTTCACTACAATTCAacaataaagaaattaaaaaagctTCAGTTAATAAAGCAATAAAGACTTATAAAGTTGTTGGAGCCCTTGAAATGGATTATAAAAAACTTGAAGAAGAATTTGGACATTTTGTTTTTGAAGAGATGtcatttttaagtaataCTTCTAGGATACTTGGTAATTTTACTTCTAGTAATTTAGTTTCTTCCtgtgaaaaatttattacaaataaggaatttctaaattttattataaatgaaaagtTTGATATTGCATTTTCTCATATGTATGATTATTGTACAATTGGAATAATTCATTACACAAAAATTCCAACATGGATATGGCTTAGTAGTGGACCATTAGTAGATCATATGGCCTTTGATTTAGGTGTCCCAACACCAAGTTCTTATGTACCACCAATAATGGCTGACATGAGTGATAAAATGAACTTTTATCATagatttaaaagttttattggATATTCATTGTATCCACTTATTTATCACAAACTTCTTATAACAGATAAAGAAACAGCTCTTTTTAGAAAACATTTATCACCTGATTTTCCTGATTTAAGGgaaattagtaaaaaatgtCCATTAGCTATGGTTAATTCACATGAATTTTATGATATTCCAAAACCAACTCTAcataaagttataaatattgGTGGACTTGGAATGACTAAAAAAGATACTAAACCATTAGAaggaatatttaaaaaagttgtaGAAGATATAAAAACTAAAGGAATTATTCTTCTTACATTTGGTAGTGTAGCAAATTCAACATTAATGCCATATTCATggaaaatatcatttatgaaagcttttgaaaaatttcctgaatataaattttttattcgtTATGGAGGTAGtgatttaaataacatattaCCAAAAAATGTCTACCTTTCTAGTTGGTTACCACAATCAGATTTATTAC AAAATTCAAAGACAAAGTTAATAATAACTCATTGTGGATACAACAGTCTTCAAGAATCTATTATAGCTGGAATTCCAATGATATGTATACCACTTTTTGGTGATCAACCAAGAAATGCAAGGTTAGCTGAAAAACATGGTTTTGgaatatatattgaaaaaggTAACGTTAATGTtgattttattgttaaatcgataaatgaaattatacAAGACGATTCATATCTAAAAAGTATACAAAGAATGCAACAAATGACTTTAAAAAAACCAATTCCTTCAGATGTTTTACTTGTAAAATGGACAGAATTTTTGGCtgaatttaaaacattagaCAATATGATTCCATATGGaataaatttgaattttataGAATATTATCAGATTGATGTTGTTTTAGTTTTACTtatacttttctttttaactatatttgTAATTGTGTTctcattgaaaaaaattttgtgtAAGATTATacaacttttattaaaaagtaagaATCACAAAGCGAAAAAAGAATAA